In the Sandaracinus amylolyticus genome, TCGAGCAGGTCGATCGCCGGGATCAGCTCCACGCGCCCTCCAGGTATCGCGTCAGCAGCGCGTGCCCCGCCGCTCCGCTCTTCTCGGGGTGGAACTGACACGCGAACACGTTCTCGCGCGCCACCGCCGCGCAGAACGCTCCACCGTGATCCGCCGTCGCCGCGATGATCCCCGCGTCGTCGGGCACGCAGACGTACGAGTGCACGAAGTAGAACCAGCGCGGCTCGGAGCGCAGCAGCGGATGCGGCGAAGCCGGAAGCGCGAGCTCGGCCCAGCCCATGTGCGGCACCTTCAGGCGCTCGCCGCCCGCGTCGCGCAGATCGCGCGCGAAGCGCTTCACGGTGCCATCGAAGATCCCGAGGCCCGCCATGCCCGGCGCCTCCTCGCTCGATGCGAAGAGCGCCTGCATGCCGAGGCAGATGCCGAGGTACGGACGACCGCTCGCGACGAACGCCCGCACCGCGCCGCCGAGCTCGCCCTCGAGCGCCGTCGCGCAGTCGCGGAACTGCCCCTGGCCCGGCACGACGAGGCGCGGCGCGTTCGCGATCACGTCGGCATCGCTGCTGATCCGCGCCGACGCACCGGCGCGCTCGAGCGCACGCGCGACGCTGCGCAGGTTGCCCATCCCGAGGTCGACGACGACCACCTCTCTCGTGGCCGCGCTCATTCGGTCAGCGTTCCCTTCGTCGACGGCAGCACGCTCGCCGCGCGCGGATCGATCTCGCTCGCGTCGCGCAGCGCGCGCGCCAGCGCCTTGAACGAGATCTCGATGATGTGGTGGAGGTTGTCGCCCGCGTGCTTGTAGAGGTGCAGGTTGCACTGCGCGCCGCGCGCGAAGCCCTCGAAGAAGACGTCGGCGAGCTCGGTGTCGAAGTTGCCGACCTTCGCCTTCGGCAGATCGATGCGCGACTGGAAGAAGGTGCGCCCCGAGAGATCGATCGCGCACGTCACGCAGGCCTCGTCCATCGGGAGCGTCGCCGAGCCGTAGCGACGAATGCCGCGCTTGTCGCCGAGCGCGTCCGCGACGCAGCGACCGATCGTGATCGCGAGGTCCTCGGTGGTGTGGTGCCCGTCGATCTCGACGTCGCCCTGGGCGCGCACCTTGAGGTCGATCATCCCGTGCCGCGCGAGCTGCTCCACCATGTGCGAGAGGAACGGCAGCGGCGTCTGCACGTCGTACTGCCCGGTGCCGTCGAGGTCGATCTCGACCTCGATCCGCGTCTCCTTCGTGATCCGCTCGAGGATGGCGCG is a window encoding:
- the hisH gene encoding imidazole glycerol phosphate synthase subunit HisH, with the translated sequence MSAATREVVVVDLGMGNLRSVARALERAGASARISSDADVIANAPRLVVPGQGQFRDCATALEGELGGAVRAFVASGRPYLGICLGMQALFASSEEAPGMAGLGIFDGTVKRFARDLRDAGGERLKVPHMGWAELALPASPHPLLRSEPRWFYFVHSYVCVPDDAGIIAATADHGGAFCAAVARENVFACQFHPEKSGAAGHALLTRYLEGAWS
- the hisB gene encoding imidazoleglycerol-phosphate dehydratase HisB, whose translation is MTRRAILERITKETRIEVEIDLDGTGQYDVQTPLPFLSHMVEQLARHGMIDLKVRAQGDVEIDGHHTTEDLAITIGRCVADALGDKRGIRRYGSATLPMDEACVTCAIDLSGRTFFQSRIDLPKAKVGNFDTELADVFFEGFARGAQCNLHLYKHAGDNLHHIIEISFKALARALRDASEIDPRAASVLPSTKGTLTE